In a genomic window of Diabrotica undecimpunctata isolate CICGRU chromosome 2, icDiaUnde3, whole genome shotgun sequence:
- the LOC140433415 gene encoding uncharacterized protein: MTMKVLLLLAVFVPFVVSHDAKITELLSQEILEHFDVELLLTQMEKIYLLEKSSSGNITAELNEFLDKVLENVGNYLINHGYDPFPIPDTVLNLPITGSITLKKGWLRDLSMIKRYKDTDVVYSSAEKKLKMIFSLQFEELQFVYHYITNYLLLTIEGDVEGKIENVIIQAALNFDFNTYNATLDNFDIMNTGSIDIHFSGNDLIDWLTNIMTGVVTAFLHPLILSIIENVFKGTLNDLVNAVNEIIHGILHLI, translated from the exons atgACGATGAAAGTTTTACTATTGCTAGCAGTTTTTGTACCATTTGTCGTAAGTCACGATGCGAAGATTACAGAATTACTCTCTCAAGAAATCTTGGAACATTTTGATGTGGAATTATTATTAACGCAAATGGAAAAAATCTATTTACTTGAAAAAAGCAG TTCTGGAAATATAACGGCAGAATTAAATGAGTTCTTGGATAAAGTTTTGGAAAACGTTGGAAATTACCTTATAAATCATGGATACGATCCATTCCCAATACCAGATACAGTTTTAAAT CTTCCAATAACAGGATCCATTACGTTAAAAAAGGGATGGTTACGTGATCTGTCCATGATTAAAAGGTACAAAGATACTGATGTAGTTTACAGTTCAGCGGAGAAGAAACTAAAAATGATATTTTCACTTCAATTTGAAGAGTTGCAG TTTGTTTACCACTACATTACAAACTATCTTCTATTAACAATAGAGGGCGATGTAGAAGGAAAAATTGAGAACGTGATAATACAAGCAgcattaaattttgattttaacacCTACAATGCAACTCTTGACAATTTTGATATTATGAATACAGG ATCTATCGACATTCACTTTTCTGGAAATGATTTAATTGACTGGTTAACCAATATCATGACAGGAGTGGTAACTGCGTTTTTACATCCACTTATTTTATCGATAattgaaaatgtttttaaaggTACTTTGAATGATCTTGTCAATGCTGTAAATGAAATCATTCACGGAATATTACATCTTATTTAA